The nucleotide window TCTCGCTCATGATAAACTTCTTCAGCTTTTCAAACAAATCCAAAGACCAGCGGAATTAGATAAGTAACAAAAACAAACCAGCAACAATAAACAGGAAAATAACGGACAACGGATTCCCGCAGCATATCAAAACCAATCTGTCGATACATAACTTTTATATAAGCGGCCATAATAATGATCAGGTGAACAAACACGATTAAATTAACACCCAGCACACAAAATCGATTTGGAGTGAACCCGTATTCGGCCAAACGGTATAGGATTGCAGCGAGGGCCAAAGCATTGAGTAATAACGTTGCGCTTATTAGAGCAATATTCACATAGTCTACAATCGAAACTTGAGCATCTTTATGGCGCGTTACAACCGTAAAAACGACCATACCTAAGATCAGAACCAGCAAACCATTGAACACCACGAGAAATTCTCTATGCACAAACGGACTATTACCCATTGCTATCATCGTCACCATATAAGACAAAACAAAAATTAAAAACAGTGGTGAAAAAACTTTAGCTAGTAATACTGCAATATGCAGTTTTCTTTGTAATACTGAATCATAGAGGTAGGTCGCTACCAATGGTGTTGAAACAATTCCAATGAGCCCAACATTTGGCATATACCACTCCAATACATCCACATCCATTAACGCGAAGAGCCCCACTGTAGAAGCGGTTAGCACCCCACCTCCGATCAGAATCAGCGTACTCAGGACAAGTAGTTCGCCACAATACTCTACAAAGGCAACACGCTGTACAGTCTCTCGCCAGGCCTGCTGCACAAAACATAATCCAAGACAAATAAATACAGTAAACGGTAAATGGATGAGTGCCATAATGATTGAATCTGATGATTGCCATTCAGGTAGTAATGTCAAATACGTTGACGTCAAAATAGCGAAAATCATCAATCCAATAGAAAAACTTCGATTGAAATTCTTTAAGAGAAAATAAGTAGCAACCGATAGGACTGTAAAAAAAGGTGCAAATCTCGGATAATACCAAATTTCAGTCAGAAAAATTTCTGGAATCCTAACTATAAGTCCAAAGACAGCAGCTAACATTAATACAACTGCTATTGGCACAACAGATGGGTTTTCAACTTCACTATAGCGTTCGAAACGGGCCTGCCAAAACTGAAATGATACTGATTCCGGTTTTAACGAAACAGCGGATCTCATTGCCGCTTCGAAAGCATCGGGGTCTGAACGATACAGGTTTTCTAATCCACGAGGGTCATCTTCCTTTACCAATATTTGATTTATGTTTAATTCTGCCATAACAACCCCTTACTTAACATGGACAGGTGGTTCTAAGGAATCTAAATCAAACTTCGTTGTTCAAGCTTTTTAAAAATAACAAATGCCACTTATGAAGGCACCCTGAATACATTAAAACCAAAAAGATTATCACTATTTTCAGATTCACTATACTGCTTTGCAACCCTTCTCATCCGTTCCATAGTGATGTCCGCTACCGTTGGAAAATCCTTTGCCACTTCTCCATCAAGCACAGGCTCATCCAGCTGAGCCAGGATAAACCGGCGAGTTCCTCCGTCTTGGCGATTCAATTTCCAGACAGCGTGACCGGTACTTCCAGCACCGGCGAAAAAGTCGAGTATCAAAGAATCTTTATGACTGCCCATTTTAAGGAGGTGCTTAATGAGAGCCACCGGTTTGGGGTAGTCAAAAACCCTCCTTTTAAAGAGAGCTTTAAGCTCACGATTTCCCTTCTCGTTGGGGCACCCTCTGATGAGTGTAGAATAGGGATTTGTCCTCACCTTTGGTCGACACTGGTTATCGACTTTTTCGTATTCCTTATAATAGACAGATGCTTTACCATTTCGGCTCTCCTTGAAAACAATGAAGTCGTTCTCAACTCCCCAGAAAACCTTTTTCTCCGACCAGCGCCACGTCCATCTTCTGTCATCAGGATCGCCGCCCGGCCACACTTCAACTCCACCAGAAGTTGTGATAGGATAATCGAGACTTTCTGAATATCTAATTGACCCGCGGTCCAATTTGTTCAACCGATAGCGTCCTCTCTCTTCAACATGCTGATCCTCATGGACAAAACCTTTCAGGTCGCTTAGTTTCCTGTTCACAATGGTCTTTTTGGAATCTTTTGCATAAATCACCACATAATCATGCTGAACTGCCACATGCCGGGCATCCTGTCTCGGAGCTACACCACTTTGGCGCACCAACGTGGCTATGAAATTCGCTTCACCATAAATCTCCCCCATCATTTGACGGAGATTATGAATTTCATTATCATCAATAGAAATAAAGATTAATCCTTTTTCAGAAAGCAGATTTTTGGATATTTCGAGCCTCGGTTCCATGAACTTCCGCCAAAGCGAGTGGGGATCCGCATTCTTGGCATCTTGGAGGGATGGTAGTGACCGATACCGGTCATGTTTGAAACTGTCCCGGAAAGTAAAGTTCTTACCGGTGTTGTATGGAGGATCAATGTAGATCATATCTACAAGATTACTGTGCTTTTCAAGTAAATGTTGAAGTACAGTTAGATTATCACCACAATAGATAGAGTTAGGACTGGAGGCTGGATTCAAAGAAGCTTCTTCATGGAGAACAGGTGTCAGCACCATTTTCTCAGCAAGGGTATCATATCTGGCCCGTTATTTTCAGTCGGACAGAATTGAGGGCTGTCTGAGCTGACAGTTCTTTATTAAACCGGCGATCTCGGTAAAATGTGACAGACCGCGTAAACGGCTTATCACCATCATCAAGACCAAAACAGGTCAGCCCCACAGGCTTCTCTTCCGTTCCGCCGCCGGGGCCGGCGATGCCTGTTATAGAGACACCGATATCAGCGCCGAATGCTTTTCGGACACCGGCAGCCATTTCAGCCGCTGTCTCCTCGCTGACAGCACCAAATTTTTTCAAAGTTTCACTTTTTACGCCCACCAAATTTATCTTCGCTTTATCGGAATAACAGACAACGCCCCCGGCAAAGTAGTCTGAGCTGCCGGGCACGTTGGTAATCCTGTCCCCCAATAGACCACCAGTGCACGATTCGGCCAAAGCCAGAGTTAGGCCTTTCTCTCTCAGGCACTCTCCCACCGTCTCCTCAAGAGTGATCCAGTCTTCAGCATAAATGTACTTACCAGCCAGCTCATAGATCTTTGACGCCAGGTTAGCAACGGCAGACTCTTCATCCGAGGTAAGCCGAAGATCAACACCGCTGAAGCCCGGAAGAAAAGCAATATTCACAGTGGATTTTTCCATAGCAGGTTCCAGAAGATCGTGGAGTTTTGATTCCATAACACCGGTTGTGCGGATATTGGTAATTATCAGTTGGTGGGGAGACATCTTTTCCAATTCCGGTAGAACAGTCTCCTCCATCATAGATTGCATCTCCATAGGCACACCCGGCAAAATACAGAGCCAGGTCCCTTCCACTATGCACGACATTCCTCTGGCCGAACCCTTTAGATTGGGGATAAGTGTTCCTCTGTCCGGCACAAGTCCCTGATTCCGGTTCGATTCGGGCATATCAACACCACGCCGAGAGAACCTCTCCCTTAGTAGTTCCAGATAGTTCTCATCCATTTCCAAGCCGGCACCGGTGAATTCACAATAGGCGTCCAAGGTGACGTCATCCCTGGTGGGTCCTAGTCCTCCCGTACAGATGACTATGTCCGCTTTGCTGGCCGCCAGTGCCATCGCTTCCACGATCTCATCTTTAATGTCCCCCATCGATGATTTCCAAATAGTCCTGATTCCGATATCCATAAGTTTGCGCCCTATCCATGCGCCATTTGAATCAAGGGTGTAACCGCCCAGCAGCTCATCACCAATTGTGAGAATGGCACTCTTCATAGCAAAAGGGCCGCCGCCTGTGTGACAACTCCTGCATAGAGACCCGCCACCACATCATCCATCATTATTCCCCAGCCACCGGGGAGGCGCTCGAAACGATTAGCAGGATATACTTTTATGATGTCAAAAACCCGAAACAGAAGAAATGCAATACCGAGCCACACCCATTCGTTCGGGATCATAAGTAGGGCAATCCACATTCCGACCCATTCATCGATGACTACCTTGGAAGGATCGCTGTCCCTCTCTTTATTAGAAACGATGGAAGAAGCATTAACGCCAACGAGAAAGATCACAATTACGATCAGGGATAGCCTGAAAAGGTCCATCTCTGGTAAAAGGCGCCAGGCAATCACTGCTGAGGCGCTTCCCCAAGTGCCTGGAGCTAAAGGGAGATATCCGATGCGGAAACAGGTTGCGAGCCAGTCAGCAGAATGGACGAGAGCCGTCCTCACGCACCGTCGCTGGAATGCTCGATAAAGGCTTCAATAGATGCGCGGTTGATATATAAATAATGCAGGCCGGTGTAGACCGTAAAGATAGTCGCTGAGAAAACAATGATCCAAATGAGATTGAAGCTGTCGATAAATACGATAAGCTGTGATGCGTCAACAAACGAAAGAGTCTTTAAGGACAGATAGATAAGCACAAAAATAATAGCCGTTATCTGAGCGCCTGTTTTTGCCTTCGCAATCTTACTGGTAACAAGGCTGATGCCATTGTTAAGAAAGAGCATTCGCAGTCCAGTCACAAACAGGTCCCTGAAAACAATTAGCCCTACCATCCAGAATGGAATCTTGTCTAGTAGAGCAAACGACAGGAAAGCTGAAACAACAAGAATCTTGTCAGCAAGTGGATCCAGGAACTCTCCGGTTTTGGTCACAAGGTTACGTTTCCGAGCAATGTGACCATCAAAGGCGTCCGTTACGGAAGCGAAAATAAAGATCCCCAGCGCGCTCACCTTTGACCACGGCGCCTCATAAAAAAGACAGAGGATGAAAAGCGGCGTCAGGAGAATACGACCAATGGTCAGAATATTTGGAAGCATGTCAGATCTCTCTACGCCCCTCTAGGGCACTCACCAGAGTCGCTTCGTCCGTGTATTCCAATTCTCCACCCACAGGAATTCCGCTGGCCAGCCGCGTCACCTTAACGTTATAATCTTTCAAGAGCTTTGCCAGATAGAGGGCGGTGGTTTCACCCTCGGCGCTGGAATTTGTGGCAATGATCACTTCTTCTTCTCCGTTCACTCTTTCAAGCAATGTATCGAAGTGCAAGTCCTCCGGACCAATTCCATCCAGAGGAGACAGAACACCGCCGAGAACGTGATACTTTCCTCGGAAATGATTCGTCTTCTCGAAAACTACTAAATCTGTCGTATCCTCAACAACACAAAGTAAAGACGAATCTCGTTTGGTATCTGAACAAATAGAACACGAAGATGTATCAGAAATATTATGGCATGTAGGACATTCATGGATCAATTCTTTTACATTAATAATGGACTTGGCGAGATTCTGTGCCCACCCGTCATTTGATTTTAATAGATAAAAAGCCATTCGCTCAGCTGTTTTCTTCCCGATGCCGGGAAAATCAGTGAAACCATCTATCAATCGATTCAGTGATTCGGGAAGGGCATTCATTCCGTACTAGCTGCCAGGAATTTTGAGTTCACCCAGTGCACCCAGCATGCTGCCCGAGATTCCGGACATACGCTTCTGAGATTCCTCGCTCGATTTTCTCAAGGCCTGATTCACAGCTGCCACGATGAGATCCTCCACCATCTCCACATCATCGTTGAGGATTTCAGGATCGATGTTTAATGATAGAAGTTCCGACTTACCATTAACCTTCGCAACGACCATTCCTCCACCCGCCTGACCTTTTACTTCCAGTTTTTCCAGTTCAGCCTGAGTGGATTCAAGTTTCTCCTGGACACTTTTGGCCTGGTTCATAATATTCTGAAAATTGCCTTTTGTAAACATGACGCCTCCTTATAGTGAATTAATCTATGATTTCACCACCAAACAATTCAAGCATACGTTGAGTGACAGGGTGAATTTTCCCAGTTTTATCAACCAAACCTTTTTCATTTTTCTTTAAAACGAATTCTACTCGCATCTCCTGGCCTAATACATCTTCAAGGCTGGTCTCGATCCTCCTTGTATTTTTCTTCAGTACATCCAGCTGAAATCTATACTTCTTAGAAAAGCCAATGATCAGTCTTTTTCCTGTAAGTTCGAC belongs to Candidatus Neomarinimicrobiota bacterium and includes:
- the recR gene encoding recombination protein RecR, which encodes MNALPESLNRLIDGFTDFPGIGKKTAERMAFYLLKSNDGWAQNLAKSIINVKELIHECPTCHNISDTSSCSICSDTKRDSSLLCVVEDTTDLVVFEKTNHFRGKYHVLGGVLSPLDGIGPEDLHFDTLLERVNGEEEVIIATNSSAEGETTALYLAKLLKDYNVKVTRLASGIPVGGELEYTDEATLVSALEGRREI
- a CDS encoding phosphatidylglycerophosphatase A, producing the protein MRTALVHSADWLATCFRIGYLPLAPGTWGSASAVIAWRLLPEMDLFRLSLIVIVIFLVGVNASSIVSNKERDSDPSKVVIDEWVGMWIALLMIPNEWVWLGIAFLLFRVFDIIKVYPANRFERLPGGWGIMMDDVVAGLYAGVVTQAAALLL
- a CDS encoding site-specific DNA-methyltransferase, with amino-acid sequence MVLTPVLHEEASLNPASSPNSIYCGDNLTVLQHLLEKHSNLVDMIYIDPPYNTGKNFTFRDSFKHDRYRSLPSLQDAKNADPHSLWRKFMEPRLEISKNLLSEKGLIFISIDDNEIHNLRQMMGEIYGEANFIATLVRQSGVAPRQDARHVAVQHDYVVIYAKDSKKTIVNRKLSDLKGFVHEDQHVEERGRYRLNKLDRGSIRYSESLDYPITTSGGVEVWPGGDPDDRRWTWRWSEKKVFWGVENDFIVFKESRNGKASVYYKEYEKVDNQCRPKVRTNPYSTLIRGCPNEKGNRELKALFKRRVFDYPKPVALIKHLLKMGSHKDSLILDFFAGAGSTGHAVWKLNRQDGGTRRFILAQLDEPVLDGEVAKDFPTVADITMERMRRVAKQYSESENSDNLFGFNVFRVPS
- the pgsA gene encoding CDP-diacylglycerol--glycerol-3-phosphate 3-phosphatidyltransferase; translation: MLPNILTIGRILLTPLFILCLFYEAPWSKVSALGIFIFASVTDAFDGHIARKRNLVTKTGEFLDPLADKILVVSAFLSFALLDKIPFWMVGLIVFRDLFVTGLRMLFLNNGISLVTSKIAKAKTGAQITAIIFVLIYLSLKTLSFVDASQLIVFIDSFNLIWIIVFSATIFTVYTGLHYLYINRASIEAFIEHSSDGA
- a CDS encoding competence/damage-inducible protein A; protein product: MKSAILTIGDELLGGYTLDSNGAWIGRKLMDIGIRTIWKSSMGDIKDEIVEAMALAASKADIVICTGGLGPTRDDVTLDAYCEFTGAGLEMDENYLELLRERFSRRGVDMPESNRNQGLVPDRGTLIPNLKGSARGMSCIVEGTWLCILPGVPMEMQSMMEETVLPELEKMSPHQLIITNIRTTGVMESKLHDLLEPAMEKSTVNIAFLPGFSGVDLRLTSDEESAVANLASKIYELAGKYIYAEDWITLEETVGECLREKGLTLALAESCTGGLLGDRITNVPGSSDYFAGGVVCYSDKAKINLVGVKSETLKKFGAVSEETAAEMAAGVRKAFGADIGVSITGIAGPGGGTEEKPVGLTCFGLDDGDKPFTRSVTFYRDRRFNKELSAQTALNSVRLKITGQI
- a CDS encoding YbaB/EbfC family nucleoid-associated protein, with the translated sequence MFTKGNFQNIMNQAKSVQEKLESTQAELEKLEVKGQAGGGMVVAKVNGKSELLSLNIDPEILNDDVEMVEDLIVAAVNQALRKSSEESQKRMSGISGSMLGALGELKIPGS